The following are encoded together in the Populus trichocarpa isolate Nisqually-1 chromosome 5, P.trichocarpa_v4.1, whole genome shotgun sequence genome:
- the LOC18099147 gene encoding protein FD, protein MLSPPNCEGTSYNNKTKSLRKVSSSISSKSSSTSSSPSIFSPSNNLHCQAQQKAETMEEVWKDISLASLHDHTSTDQELSMTPRLHNISHHHRHHHHHHNNNSPNFILQDFLARPFNKDPPTRMVSIIRDSTPFGSSAPPPATVLSLNSGPGFDFLENSDHPQRPDSQLQSNPISNISSFTSPFEGLDSSPGLPSFCKKRTQESDGSSGDRRHKRMIKNRESAARSRARKQESPFLFKDSFSYMYIDWC, encoded by the coding sequence ATGTTGTCGCCACCAAATTGCGAAGGCACCAGCTACAACAATAAGACAAAGAGTCTCCGAAAAGTCTCATCATCAATATCTTCAAAATCATCCTCCACTTCCTCATCTCCTTCAATATTTTCACCCTCCAATAATCTTCACTGCCAAGCCCAACAGAAGGCCGAAACCATGGAAGAAGTGTGGAAAGACATAAGTCTTGCTTCTCTTCATGACCACACTTCTACCGATCAAGAACTTTCCATGACCCCAAGACTTCACAACATTtctcatcatcatcgtcatcatcaccatcatcataaTAATAACAGCCCTAACTTTATCCTTCAAGATTTTCTTGCTAGGCCTTTCAACAAAGACCCACCAACAAGAATGGTCTCTATTATTCGAGACAGCACTCCTTTTGGCTCTTCAGCGCCACCTCCTGCTACTGTTTTGAGTTTGAACTCTGGCCCTggctttgattttcttgagaaCTCTGATCATCCTCAGAGGCCTGACTCGCAATTACAGAGCAACCCAATTTCAAATATTTCCTCATTCACTAGTCCTTTTGAGGGTTTAGATTCATCTCCCGGCTTGCCTTctttttgtaagaaaagaaCTCAAGAATCTGATGGTAGTTCTGGTGATCGCAGACACAAAAGAATGATCAAGAATCGAGAATCTGCAGCTCGTTCTAGAGCTAGAAAACAGGAATCTCCCTTTCTTTTTAAAGATTCATTTTCTTACATGTACATAGACTGGTGctaa
- the LOC18099148 gene encoding RING-H2 finger protein ATL72, producing MVLKKFVSFVYSFIGLRWHPRIKDAAAAAACRRITVDVSGNVKQGVLESPVGSSSSEIIEAEGEYCCVCLSRLKADEDTSALPCLHRFHKVCIEGWFNNVCRRTCPLCRSSMGGEERSHKREEQFTEEMVEAHKENCLPHKWEKKNSITPLLESNPGLLGLGESQTNGRWTTTELFHVHGCNIVLTRPGTLALLSTNQKSIIV from the exons ATGGTTCTCAAAAAATTCGTCTCCTTCGTGTACAGCTTCATAGGCCTCAGATGGCATCCGAGGATTAAAGATGCGGCGGCAGCTGCAGCTTGTAGGAGAATCACAGTGGATGTGTCGGGCAACGTCAAGCAAGGCGTGCTCGAATCTCCTGTCGGATCAAGTTCATCCGAAATCATAGAAGCTGAAGGTGAATACTGTTGTGTTTGCTTGTCGCGATTGAAGGCAGATGAGGACACGAGTGCTTTACCATGCTTGCACAGGTTTCATAAGGTATGCATAGAAGGATGGTTTAATAATGTGTGTCGAAGAACTTGTCCGCTGTGCCGGTCGTCCATGGGGGGAGAAGAGAGGTCTCATAAGAGAGAAGAACAGTTCACTGAAGAGATG GTCGAAGCTCATAAAGAGAATTGCCTTCCACACAAgtgggagaaaaaaaattcaataactccGTTGCTAGAATCCAACCCAGGCCTCCTGGGTCTGGGTGAAAGCCAGACAAATGGCCGCTGGACGACAACGGAGCTGTTTCATGTTCATGGCTGCAACATAGTACTAACTAGGCCTGGTACCCTCGCTTTGCTTTCTACCAATCAAAAGTCAATTATTGTATAA